The DNA window TTCAATGGCTCGGCGTTGAAGAACAATTACAAGCTCCCCGATTTGACCAAGATGGACCTACTCTTCTATGCCGTAAAGGTTGGCAAGACGCGTATCTCCGATTTGGATGTTGAGAGCGAGCTTGAGTTCGTCGGGAGCTCCAGCATGCCGAAGAATCCGGATTATCCCGTTGCGAGTACGGCTGCGGGCAACGATTTGGCGTCTGATGATGAGGAACTTGATATGTACGATGTAATTCTAGTGGGCGTGAAGAGCAATGACCAATAGGGCCATCCACGTATTTACGGGCAGCAACAAGGATTTCGAACGCTTTATCGAGGAGCAAATCGGGGAGGACGAGATCTCGATCTCTTACCTCGAGCTTATCGGCGATTACAACGCCAAGATTCGCGCTACGACGGAGTATGCGACGAGCAACCTTTCTCACATTCACGACAGAGTCGACAACGTGGTGGTCAGGTCTGCCGACTTCGGGTCGGTGGTGAGCCACGTCATCAGCAACTTTGCGCAGATTGCCGTCATGGGGTGCGACTTCAGGACAATGTACATCCAGAACCCTCCTCGTCAGACTCTCAAATCGCTTGAAGCGATGTTTCCTAACACGGTTTACTACTCGGAGACTAGGTACGAGAAGATAGGGAAGAAAACCGTTCTTAAGGCGCATAGCAAGCTCGAGGATGCCGTGCTCGGACAAGAAGACTGCAAGGCCGAGATTGACCTTAGCCTGTACAAGCTTTCCGTGATGGGAGGCGAGAAGCCCGTGGTCCTGCTGTTCTACGGTCCCTCCGGCGTCGGCAAGACCGAGACCGCGAAACAGCTGAGCGAGGCCATGGGTGGGAGTTTAACCCGAATCCAGTTCTCGATGTTCCAGAACCAGGAGGCGTTCGACTATGTTTTCGGGTCGGAGCATTCCAAAGGCAGCTTTGCACGCGATCTCC is part of the Parolsenella massiliensis genome and encodes:
- a CDS encoding AAA family ATPase, yielding MTNRAIHVFTGSNKDFERFIEEQIGEDEISISYLELIGDYNAKIRATTEYATSNLSHIHDRVDNVVVRSADFGSVVSHVISNFAQIAVMGCDFRTMYIQNPPRQTLKSLEAMFPNTVYYSETRYEKIGKKTVLKAHSKLEDAVLGQEDCKAEIDLSLYKLSVMGGEKPVVLLFYGPSGVGKTETAKQLSEAMGGSLTRIQFSMFQNQEAFDYVFGSEHSKGSFARDLLGRETNVVLLDEFDKVNHGLYNAFYELFDEGVLTDTYYRVEMGGALFVLTTNFGSEKEIKQALGPAMFSRISACIKFNDLSVDEKRTIIDRHFDYVIGFLDENDAKVVNDKDVRGWFLRNAAHYDNMRIMKNKIERAIFGVLTERLLDVSWDDERAVVEIPMND